The following proteins are co-located in the Syngnathus scovelli strain Florida chromosome 21, RoL_Ssco_1.2, whole genome shotgun sequence genome:
- the LOC125991200 gene encoding phenylethanolamine N-methyltransferase yields MEQTENDTAAMAARYQCFDPAAYLQYNYTPPRADFDREDSIVPWKLARLHQAFAEGDIGGELLVDVGSGPTLYQVLSGCEVFDEVVLTDFLESNREELRRWLRDEKGCSMDWTPYLQHVCKLEGRRASAWTEKAAKLRRAISDILPIDVHRPQPLDPRRFPPAKADCLVSCFCLESASPDLTAFTRALGHIGTLLRPGGHLLLIGALGESFYMGGPGLKIPVVPLGEAEVCASLKETGYTLIRLEVYTLPQDMRVGVDDVTGVFFAKAKKD; encoded by the exons ATGGAGCAAACGGAAAACGACACGGCCGCCATGGCTGCCCGCTACCAGTGCTTTGACCCGGCGGCGTATCTGCAGTACAACTACACGCCGCCGCGAGCCGATTTTGACAGAGAGGACAGCATCGTACCGTGGAAACTGGCCCGGCTACACCAAGCCTTCGCCGAAG GCGACATCGGCGGTGAGCTGCTGGTGGACGTGGGCTCCGGGCCGACCCTCTACCAAGTTCTGAGCGGCTGCGAGGTCTTCGACGAGGTGGTCCTGACTGACTTCCTGGAGTCAAACCGGGAGGAACTGCGGCGCTGGCTGCGAGACGAGAAGGGCTGCAGCATGGACTGGACGCCGTACCTGCAGCACGTTTGCAAGCTGGAGGGCCGACG GGCCTCGGCGTGGACAGAGAAGGCGGCCAAGCTCCGCCGGGCCATCAGCGACATCCTCCCCATCGACGTGCACCGTCCACAGCCTCTGGACCCCCGCAGGTTCCCCCCCGCCAAGGCCGACTGCCTGGTGTCCTGCTTCTGCCTGGAGAGCGCCAGTCCCGACCTAACCGCCTTCACCCGGGCCCTGGGCCACATCGGCACGCTGCTGCGGCCCGGGGGCCACCTCCTGCTCATCGGGGCCCTTGGGGAAAGCTTCTACATGGGGGGGCCCGGCCTGAAGATCCCCGTGGTGCCGCTGGGCGAGGCGGAGGTGTGCGCCAGTCTGAAGGAGACGGGCTACACCCTGATCCGGCTGGAGGTTTACACGCTGCCTCAGGACATGCGAGTGGGGGTGGATGATGTGACGGGGGTGTTTTTTGCAAAGGCAAAGAAGGATTAA
- the LOC125991203 gene encoding protein phosphatase 1 regulatory subunit 1B isoform X2, which produces MMEPLLPAGINMTAEREPEDSDAKRKIQFSVPSAVPLQLDPRQVELIRRRRPTPATLFQLTDPLSPEDDPGSHQCLGGENGVLKSKTSDKTPSTYEPPSLKAMQRLALAHLSSTSSVDRDDTPSGDENDGGTLSDSDASVQNKARRDRSPSPDASRAAEEADE; this is translated from the exons ATGATGGAGCCCCTTCTACCTGCAGGGATCAACATGACTGCGGAGCGAGAGCCAGAGGACAGCGATGCTAAGAGGAAGATCCAGTTCTCGGTGCCTTCGGCGGTGCCCCTCCAGCTGGACCCGCGACAAGTGGAACTG ATTCGACGTCGAAGGCCAACACCCGCCACCCTCTTCCAACTGACGGACCCGCTATCGCCGGAAGACGACCCTGGGTCTCACCAG TGTCTCGGAGGAGAAAATGGAGTTCTGAAATCCAAAACGTCTGACAAAACGCCAAGCACCTACGAGCCACCTTCCCTCAAAG CCATGCAGAGGCTGGCCCTAGCGCACCTGTCTTCCACGAGCTCTGTGGACCGGGACGACACGCCCTCTGGAGACGAAAATGACGGGGGCACGTTGTCGGATTCGG ACGCTAGCGTGCAAAACAAAGCGCGGCGGGATCGGTCACCTTCGCCGGATGCGTCGCGAGCCGCGGAGGAGGCCGACGAGTGA
- the LOC125991203 gene encoding protein phosphatase 1 regulatory subunit 1B isoform X1, whose product MMEPLLPAGINMTAEREPEDSDAKRKIQFSVPSAVPLQLDPRQVELIRRRRPTPATLFQLTDPLSPEDDPGSHQVRRLGSFCCVLPAVSPVPFSPCLLQCLGGENGVLKSKTSDKTPSTYEPPSLKAMQRLALAHLSSTSSVDRDDTPSGDENDGGTLSDSDASVQNKARRDRSPSPDASRAAEEADE is encoded by the exons ATGATGGAGCCCCTTCTACCTGCAGGGATCAACATGACTGCGGAGCGAGAGCCAGAGGACAGCGATGCTAAGAGGAAGATCCAGTTCTCGGTGCCTTCGGCGGTGCCCCTCCAGCTGGACCCGCGACAAGTGGAACTG ATTCGACGTCGAAGGCCAACACCCGCCACCCTCTTCCAACTGACGGACCCGCTATCGCCGGAAGACGACCCTGGGTCTCACCAGGTACGCCGGCTTGGTTCCTTTTGCTGTGTGTTGCCCGCCGTGTCCCCGGTGCCATTTTCCCCGTGCCTGCTACAGTGTCTCGGAGGAGAAAATGGAGTTCTGAAATCCAAAACGTCTGACAAAACGCCAAGCACCTACGAGCCACCTTCCCTCAAAG CCATGCAGAGGCTGGCCCTAGCGCACCTGTCTTCCACGAGCTCTGTGGACCGGGACGACACGCCCTCTGGAGACGAAAATGACGGGGGCACGTTGTCGGATTCGG ACGCTAGCGTGCAAAACAAAGCGCGGCGGGATCGGTCACCTTCGCCGGATGCGTCGCGAGCCGCGGAGGAGGCCGACGAGTGA
- the LOC125991197 gene encoding neurogenic differentiation factor 2 gives MTHRRHGVNKAKVTMLSRLFSEVLPDVQRLAADWADNPDGGLGKVKNEHEGRLGAEDELDEARCGGSSSRAESEMADEEEDEEEEGDEDDDDDNESGVHEGTGDKGNKKRGPKKRKTSAARHERSKVRRVKANARERTRMHDLNSALDNLRKVVPCYSKTQKLSKIETLRLAKNYILALGEILRNGKRPDVVSYVQMLCKGLSQPTTNLVAGCLQLNTRNFLTEPDATRFHMPGSPFSLHPYSSSPSSSYRCRLASPNCQAPGGGPLNLRGHSYAPGYEAAYAPGGASPDYLSPDYEGQHSPPGCLMGVGVSMGAPGKQQELDAERNYHYSSMHYSRAGRGLTFGPSGARGGGGAHSENIPPFHEGHHERAAGPYEDISAFFHN, from the exons ATGACTCATCGTCGGCATGGTGTAAACAAAGCCAAG GTGACAATGTTAAGCCGTCTCTTCAGTGAGGTTCTACCGGACGTCCAGAGGTTGGCGGCGGACTGGGCCGACAACCCGGACGGCGGGTTGGGCAAGGTGAAGAACGAGCATGAAGGGCGCCTCGGCGCGGAGGACGAGCTGGACGAGGCGCGCTGCGGGGGCAGCAGTAGCCGAGCCGAGTCCGAAATggcagatgaggaggaggacgaggaggaggagggggacgaagatgatgatgatgacaatgaGAGCGGTGTCCACGAAGGCACCGGGGATAAAGGCAACAAAAAACGCGGTCCGAAGAAGCGCAAGACGAGTGCGGCCCGCCACGAGCGCTCCAAAGTGCGGCGGGTGAAGGCCAACGCCCGGGAGCGCACGCGCATGCACGACCTCAACTCGGCGCTGGACAACCTGCGTAAGGTGGTACCGTGCTACTCCAAGACGCAGAAGTTGTCCAAAATCGAGACGCTACGCCTGGCCAAGAACTACATCCTGGCGCTGGGCGAGATTTTGCGCAACGGCAAGCGTCCCGACGTGGTCAGCTACGTGCAGATGTTGTGCAAGGGCCTCTCGCAGCCCACCACTAACCTGGTGGCCGGCTGCCTGCAGCTCAACACGCGCAACTTCCTCACCGAACCGGATGCGACGCGCTTCCACATGCCTGGCTCGCCCTTCTCCTTGCATCCGTACTCGTCTTCGCCGTCGTCGTCGTACCGGTGTCGCCTCGCCAGCCCCAACTGCCAAGCTCCGGGCGGGGGGCCCCTGAACCTACGCGGGCACTCGTACGCCCCCGGCTATGAGGCCGCGTACGCTCCGGGCGGGGCCTCCCCGGACTACCTGAGCCCGGACTACGAGGGCCAGCACAGCCCGCCGGGGTGCTTGATGGGCGTGGGCGTCAGCATGGGTGCGCCCGGCAAGCAGCAGGAGCTTGACGCCGAGCGGAACTATCACTACTCGTCTATGCATTACTCCCGAGCCGGACGCGGTTTGACGTTTGGCCCTTCGGGAGcccgcggcggtggcggcgcgcACTCCGAGAACATCCCCCCCTTCCACGAGGGCCACCACGAGCGCGCGGCGGGCCCCTACGAAGACATCAGCGCCTTTTTCCATAACTGA